The Fundulus heteroclitus isolate FHET01 chromosome 13, MU-UCD_Fhet_4.1, whole genome shotgun sequence genome contains a region encoding:
- the LOC118565415 gene encoding B-cell receptor CD22-like, which translates to MIDKRMTKRSLNLNADVTGVPILGERIPCMITVKFWDFIHSFKEMREAAMSFSAAVHGVIVFIVAVTLTQQLNSPGTRRTKSFQIYPNRSIISTQSALTTEEATFANSKNQYGHLESSPLFLDVLYAPRFLSVSLSPSGKIAEGSSVTLTCSSDANPAADYNWYKEGKDSPEASGKNFTISNIQHEHSGDYYCKVQNKIGRHNATVSVIVVGGPSKLAAIGTTLFIFLIIFIFVFLLVRNRRSSIPPSPKPVESPRNIEQCQPSLPESQEDVQYASIQFLRKQKDPVYANFKPAKPRTSDEEEEEEQDVEYTTVKFASTSCGHRTEGPESGEDLTALYSVVNKFQRPKLNS; encoded by the exons ATGATTGACAAGCGAATGACAAAAAGATCCCTAAACCTTAATGCGGACGTCACAGGTGTGCCGATCCTCGGTGAGCGGATCCCCTGCATG ATAACAGTCAAGTTCTGGGATTTTATTCACTCCTTCAAAGAGATGAGAGAAGCAGCTATGAGTTTCTCTGCAGCAGTCCACGGAGTTATTGTCTTCATTGTAGCGG TGACGCTAACCCAGCAGCTGAATTCACCTGGTACAAGGAGAACAAAATCCTTCCAGATATATCCAAACAGGTCTATCATTTCCACGCAGTCAGCTCTGACGACAGAGGAAGCTACTTTTGCAAATTCCAAGAACCAGTATGGACACCTTGAGTCTTCGCCTCTGTTTCTAGATGTCCTCT ATGCTCCCAGATTTCTTTCTGTGTCACTGAGTCCCTCTGGTAAAATTGCAGAGGGCAGCTCAGTGACTCTGACGTGTAGCAGTGATGCCAACCCAGCCGCTGATTACAACTGGTACAAGGAAGGAAAGGACTCACCAGAAGCCTCAGGAAAAAACTTCACCATCAGCAACATACAGCACGAACACAGTGGGGACTATTACTGCAAAGTCCAGAACAAGATTGGACGTCACAACGCTACTGTATCTGTGATCGTTGTGGGAG ggCCATCAAAGCTTGCAGCCATTGGAActactctttttatttttctgatcaTATTTATCTTTGTCTTCTTATTAGTGAG AAATCGGAGATCTTCAATACCACCTTCACCCAAACCAGTAGAAAGCCCCAGAAACATTGAGCAG TGTCAACCCAGTCTTCCTGAGTCCCAGGAAGACGTTCAGTATGCCAGCATACAGTTCTTGAGGAAGCAGAAAGATCCTGTCTATGCCAATTTCAAACCTGCTAAACCTAGGACATctgatgaggaggaagaggaggagcaggatgTGGAGTATACCACTGTTAAATTTGCCAGTACCAGTTGTGGCCACAG AACTGAAGGCCCAGAAAGTGGAGAGGATTTAACTGCATTGTACAGTGTAGTCAACAAATTCCAAAGACCTAAGTTGAATAGTTAA
- the LOC105923485 gene encoding complement C3, translating into MVLWKLKNLLFILLFCGSDGRRVVDDMRLPWNEEFISFEDYLRHHQGGNTKQIISSSPRFTLVAPDILRTDIQENIYLQADGASSPVTVSIAIWDFSKSVMLLQDSATLNQANKYHVLKPIQLSSALLNREEKQNKFVYLQLNFADLHSEERVLMVSFHSGYIFIQTDKPIYNPGDTVRFRTFVSTPFFKAVDSSISIDIQNPDGVVVSQLSRTRALHGVITDTFPLSEIVNEGTWLVTAKFDHWEQNTFTSRFEVKKYVLPGFNVTLTPKKPFFSLDDDELVVEISARYLYGEPVQGTAYVVFGVKLNQEMKRLPSVKQVSDLDGGTVRLTMEELRRAYPDIKALVGSSVYVKASVLTKAGSDLVEAEKTGIKIVKSPYVIYFKDTPKYFKPGMPLDITIQVSQHDGSPARNVLVKLTHLASPLTVSSGTARATINMPVEQQLQTLTAETVQADLRPDQQAKQQFTVHPYRTFSGAQKNYLYISTDTNTASVGERLSLQFSVSSSDKSHRQFINHVTYLVLNKGKIISAKRQDVTGQLVTSVGLLVTSEMMPSFRVVAFYSIPWTGREELVSDSVWIDVVDSCVGGLKVTTDSVRPHYDPGKNFRFQIRGDPGAKVSLVAVDNAVYLLNGERLTQRKIWDVVEHGDIGCTRGGGQDATGVFTDAGLLYSSSGGVKTKTRQALRCPGSARRRRTAELIQRKARLESHYKEKLERRCCKDGLRVIPMPYSCTRRSLYITEGPECILAFRYCCATYRDEVFNTEIPTTPPPMTTAPPTTTLPPTRAYLPYSVDVKLYSRLMIPLSSDMFEWSGSRPVARERTTTGLKGISFSDANKWSRAPERARVAAAVPEVGRGFALLEDNEEEEWEYLDESDVYLRSKFYESWLWMDVSLPSEPDKDGLALKNMENPLPDSITEWGILAISASPQTGFCVAEPYNFKTWKRFFVDLKLPYSVARNEQVEIKAVVHNYGYDEMHVRVVLMKTEGMCSVAFKDKHTQEVTVPAGSSVAVPYTIVPLVVGKLPLEVMVVGRDMTGGDRIQKTLRVVLDGVQKTEVWSTVLNPSAQGGTQTVRIGRAELESVVPNSVPETVINVRGNVLADSIDNSISENSLASLIQMPGGCVEQNLASITLPLIATLYLDRSNNWESVGVDRKAEAFRYIRRGYENQLAYRKSDGSYPPYRRQGASTWITAYVVKVFSMAHPIVSISEQQVCDPLLYLVTNKIRQGVYKEDNPVYTTTMTGGLRGDDPQITLTAFVHIAVAEAEKAGINCGRPEVEAAISSTTQFLTRALLIRGRRPYTVAITSYALALQGTHNNIHLSLLEAASPDKSHWPDKENHLFTLEATGYALLALIKLGRMEDAAVPFKWLNNQRRRGGGFGSTQSTMVVLQALSEYMINRPPPADLSLNVDIRMTGRKEIRYHFNPDTAYAARSSKLPAGIDMDVVAQGNGEGILEVVTYYNQLHEVAEKAPCTHFELSVNIEESSEKPPADAEKSFQITIKVRALGPRDVRMVVLDISLPTGFTPENSDLEMLSNSVDHYISNFQIVDNLSDRGSLVIHLFKVSHKEPEILIFRLQQTFKVGLLQPSSVTVYEYYNPDHRCSRTYSPREDREELTRICDNNVCRCTQGDCCVSKADSDNFPNKEREIFACSSLHHVWQVKVLSVTESYYDKYEMEITQVIKLGVEAGVEVGQKRIFMSHGGCREGLKLKEGSQYLIIGPKEDQWTNDPTNNGFIYMLGKDTWVEHWPSDAECSSNASLQNKCKSLTDAARDLSENGCRL; encoded by the exons GTTCACTCTGGTGGCTCCAGACATCCTGAGGACGGACATCCAGGAAAACATCTACTTACAAGCAGATGGCGCATCCAGCCCTGTCACCGTCTCCATCGCCATCTGGGACTTTAGCAAAAGCGTTATGCTCCTCCAGGACTCTGCTACACTCAATCAGGCTAATAAATACCATGTTCTCAAGCCTATACAG CTTTCATCTGCTCTTTTGAACCGCgaggaaaaacagaacaagTTTGTTTATCTGCAATTAAACTTTGCGGATTTACACTCTGAGGAACGAGTGCTGATGGTGTCCTTTCATTCTGGGTATATCTTTATTCAAACAGACAAACCCATCTACAACCCCGGAGACACTG TTCGTTTCAGAACCTTTGTGTCCACTCCGTTCTTTAAAGCCGTTGACAGCTCCATCAGTATAGACATTCAG AATCCAGATGGTGTGGTGGTCAGTCAGCTCTCCAGAACCAGAGCCTTGCATGGCGTTATAACAGATACTTTCCCCCTGTCTGAGATTGTCAA tgaagGGACATGGCTAGTGACGGCTAAGTTTGACCACTGGGAGCAAAACACATTCACCTCCCGTTTTGAGGTGAAGAAATATG ttctTCCTGGCTTCAATGTTACACTGACCCCTAAAAAacccttcttcagcttggatgACGACGAGCTGGTTGTAGAAATCTCAGCCAG ATACCTGTATGGGGAGCCTGTCCAGGGCACGGCTTACGTCGTGTTTGGAGTGAAACTCAATCAAGAGATGAAAAGATTACCTTCTGTGAAGCAGGTGTCAGAT CTGGATGGAGGAACAGTCAGGCTGACTATGGAGGAGCTTAGGAGAGCTTACCCTGACATCAAAGCTCTAGTGGGAAGCTCTGTGTATGTGAAAGCGTCTGTGCTGACCAAGGCAG gaagCGATCTGGTTGAGGCAGAAAAGACTGGGATAAAAATTGTGAAGTCCCCGTATGTCATATATTTCAAAGACACGCCAAAGTACTTCAAGCCGGGAATGCCATTAGACATAACA ATTCAGGTGAGCCAACATGACGGGTCCCCCGCCCGTAATGTCTTGGTCAAGCTGACGCATCTGGCCTCACCGCTAACCGTCTCATCGGGAACCGCTAGAGCCACCATCAACATGCCCGTTGAACAACAGCTTCAAACTCTCACT gCAGAGACGGTCCAGGCTGACCTGAGACCAGATCAGCAGGCCAAGCAGCAGTTTACTGTTCATCCATACAGGACCTTTAGTGGGGCGCAGAAGAACTACCTGTACATCTCCACGGACACCAACACGGCGTCTGTAGGAGAGAGACTATCCCTGCAGTTCTCCGTCTCTTCGTCTGACAAGTCGCACAGACAATTCATCAACCACGTCACCTACCTG GTGCTGAATAAAGGTAAAATCATAAGCGCTAAGCGTCAGGACGTGACGGGCCAGCTGGTGACCAGCGTTGGCTTGTTGGTCACATCGGAGATGATGCCCTCGTTTCGGGTCGTGGCGTTCTACAGTATTCCCTGGACAGGGCGGGAGGAGCTGGTGTCCGACTCTGTCTGGATAGACGTGGTGGACAGCTGCGTTGGAGGG CTGAAGGTTACAACAGACTCTGTACGCCCACACTACGATCCTGGGAAAAACTTTCGCTTCCAGATACGAGGTGACCCAGGGGCAAAAGTCAGCCTGGTGGCTGTGGACAACGCTGTGTACCTCCTGAACGGAGAGCGACTGACACAGAGAAAG ATTTGGGACGTGGTGGAGCACGGAGACATCGGCTGTACCCGAGGAGGTGGTCAAGATGCAACAGGAGTGTTTACTGATGCGGGACTTCTTTATTCCTCCAGCGGTGGAGTCAAAACCAAAACCCGACAAG CCCTACGCTGTCCAGGCAGCGCCAGAAGGAGGCGCACTGCTGAACTCATCCAACGTAAAGCACGGCTGG AGAGTCACTacaaggagaagctggagcggCGCTGCTGCAAAGACGGCCTCAGGGTCATCCCAATGCCGTACTCTTGCACCCGGCGCTCCCTCTACATCACCGAGGGCCCCGAGTGCATCCTGGCCTTCCGCTACTGCTGCGCCACTTACAGGGACGAGGTGTTCAACACAGAGATTCCCACCACCCCTCCGCCCATGACCACTGCTCCCCCAACCACCACCCTTCCACCGACCCGTGCTTATCTTCCCTATTCTGTTGATGTGAAATTATATTCACGGCTGATGATACCTCTCTCCAGCGACATGTTTG AATGGTCTGGAAGTCGACCAGTCGCACGTGAGCGCACCACAACGGGTTTGAAAGGCATCAGCTTTTCAGATGCAAACAAATGGTCTCGAGCACCAGAACGAGCTCGAGTTGCTGCTGCCGTTCCAGAAGTTGGTCGGGGGTTTGCGCTGCTGGAGGACAATGAAGAAGAAGAGTGGGAATATTTGGATGAGAGTGATGTCTATCTTCGTTCCAAGTTCTACGAGTCCTGGTTGTGGATGGACGTGAGCTTGCCGAGTGAGCCAGACAAAGACGG GTTGGCATTGAAGAATATGGAAAATCCTTTACCTGACAGCATCACAGAGTGGGGCATTTTGGCCATCAGTGCATCACCTCAGACAG GTTTCTGTGTCGCGGAGCCGTACAATTTCAAAACTTGGAAGCGATTCTTTGTCGACCTAAAGCTTCCTTACTCTGTGGCGAGGAACGAACAGGTGGAGATTAAAGCTGTCGTCCACAACTACGGCTACGATGAGATGCAC GTGAGGGTGGTGCTGATGAAGACAGAGGGCATGTGCAGCGTGGCtttcaaggacaaacacacccAGGAAGTGACGGTGCCGGCGGGCTCCTCTGTGGCGGTGCCTTACACCATTGTGCCTCTGGTGGTGGGCAAGCTTCCGCTGGAAGTAATGGTGGTTGGCAGAGATATGACGGGCGGTGACCGCATCCAGAAAACGCTGCGAGTCGTG CTGGACGGAGTGCAGAAGACGGAAGTCTGGAGTACAGTGTTGAATCCGTCTGCTCAAGGAG GAACTCAGACGGTTCGCATCGGTAGGGCTGAACTGGAGTCAGTCGTGCCAAACTCTGTGCCTGAAACCGTCATTAATGTCAGAG GTAATGTTTTGGCAGACAGCATCGATAACTCCATCAGTGAGAACTCCCTGGCGTCTCTCATCCAGATGCCTGGTGGCTGCGTGGAGCAGAACTTGGCCTCCATCACTCTGCCGCTTATTGCCACCCTCTATCTGGACCGGAGCAACAACTGGGAGAGTGTAGGGGTGGATCGCAAGGCTGAGGCTTTCCGATACATCAGGAGAG GCTATGAGAACCAGCTGGCATACAGAAAGAGTGATGGCTCGTACCCCCCCTACAGGCGTCAAGGAGCAAGTACATG GATCACAGCGTACGTCGTCAAAGTGTTCTCCATGGCTCACCCCATCGTTAGTATCTCCGAGCAACAAGTTTGCGACCCTCTGCTCTACCTGGTGACCAACAAAATCCGGCAAGGCGTGTACAAAGAGGACAACCCGGTTTATACCACCACGATGACT GGTGGTCTGCGTGGTGACGACCCACAAATAACTCTGACAGCCTTTGTCCACATTGCAGTTGCCGAAGCCGAGAAGGCAGGGATTAACTGTGGCAGGCCAGAGGTGGAG GCAGCTATCAGCTCGACTACCCAGTTCCTGACGAGAGCCCTGCTGATTCGTGGAAGGAGACCGTACACGGTGGCTATCACCTCCTATGCTCTGGCTCTGCAGGGAACACACAACAACATTCATCTGTCTTTACTTGAAGCAGCATCTCCAG ATAAGAGCCACTGGCCTGACAAGGAAAACCACTTGTTCACACTGGAGGCAACTGGCTATGCTTTGCTCGCTCTGATAAAGTTGGGACGCATGGAGGATGCTGCAGTGCCCTTCAAATGGCTCAACAATCAGAGAAGAAGAGGTGGAGGCTTCGGCTCAACTCAG TCCACTATGGTTGTGCTCCAGGCTCTGTCAGAATACATGATCAACCGGCCTCCTCCTGCTGACCTCAGTCTGAACGTGGACATCAGGATGACGGGACGCAAGGAAATCCGTTACCACTTTAACCCGGACACGGCCTATGCTGCTCGCTCCTCTAAG TTGCCTGCTGGTATCGACATGGACGTTGTGGCTCAAGGGAACGGGGAAGGAATCCTGGAG GTTGTGACTTATTACAACCAGCTACATGAAGTTGCAGAGAAAGCACCCTGCACGCACTTTGAGCTCAGTGTTAATATTGAAGAATCCAGTG AAAAGCCTCCAGCTGATGCAGAAAAATCCTTCCAGATCACAATTAAAGTGAG GGCTTTGGGACCTAGGGATGTCAGAATGGTGGTTCTTGACATCAGTCTCCCCACGGGCTTCACCCCAGAGAATTCAGACCTGGAAATG CTCTCCAACTCGGTGGATCATTACATCAGCAACTTTCAGATCGTGGATAACCTGAGTGATAGAGGGTCCCTGGTCATTCACCTGTTCAAG GTTTCTCACAAAGAACCCGAAATTCTCATCTTCAGGCTTCAGCAGACCTTTAAAGTTGGTCTCCTGCAGCCATCGTCTGTCACCGTTTATGAGTATTACAACCCAG ATCACCGCTGCAGTCGTACCTACTCTCCCAGGGAGGACAGGGAGGAGCTCACTCGGATCTGCGACAACAACGTCTGCCGCTGCACGCAGG GCGACTGCTGCGTCTCAAAAGCCGACAGTGATAATTTCCCCAACAAAGAAAGGGAGATCTTTGCCTGCTCGAGCTTACACCATG TTTGGCAGGTGAAGGTGCTCAGTGTCACTGAGAGCTACTATGATAAATATGAGATGGAGATTACCCAGGTCATTAAACTTG GTGTAGAAGCTGGAGTTGAAGTCGGTCAGAAGAGGATTTTCATGTCTCACGGAGGCTGCAGAGAGGGACTCAAACTAAAAGAGGGCTCCCAGTATCTCATCATCGGTCCGAAAGAGGACCAGTGGACCAATGACCCTACCAACAACGG GTTCATCTACATGCTCGGGAAGGACACCTGGGTGGAGCACTGGCCATCAGATGCTGAGTGTTCAAGCAATGCCAGCctgcaaaataaatgcaaaagtcTCACTGACGCTGCAAGGGATCTGTCTGAGAACGGCTGCAGGCTGTAG